A single Kitasatospora kifunensis DNA region contains:
- a CDS encoding ATP-binding cassette domain-containing protein, producing MRALTLLWTSADRRGRRDLLLGALLAAGAEVAAAGLLGVSGWFLTSCALVTLRANTTWSWMYPSGTVRALALGRTGLRYTERLTSHRALLGATVALRARMVRSAGALPPRRLRERRDGALLARLTDDVATVAAAPAQTLAPLTGVGVTAVVVVALICVANPAAGAAEALLLALALAVALRTNRRAAARRAEATFERAAARSALLSARAALAELRCLDAVDLARDQVAQRVELARRADATSLSVLRSGRLLLRLLGALGQVTVLLLALSSHSTMQPVADAIGETLLVAAGYELVETLPQILRDRGSAAHSALRLADLLARPRPSGSAVLPRAGAPLVVRDLPVGLGAARSQWSATLLPGSATLVTGPNGSGKSTLLNTLAGRIESPSVLLGGSALHTLSAVSVAATLTLVEADDWLADSTIADNLRQAAPDADDAALHAALAAAALADLDLDAPTGPMGGTLSQGQRRRLSIARALLRAPAVLLLDEPTAGLDQPTAVRLLSGIRAALPRCALVIALPDQHHNLLPFPVETTLRLGPLPVDAAVTSR from the coding sequence ATGAGGGCCCTCACCCTGCTGTGGACCTCAGCCGACCGCCGCGGCCGGCGCGACCTGCTGCTCGGCGCGCTGCTGGCCGCCGGCGCCGAGGTGGCCGCCGCCGGCCTGCTCGGTGTGTCCGGCTGGTTCCTCACCTCCTGCGCGCTGGTCACGCTGCGCGCGAACACCACCTGGTCCTGGATGTACCCCTCAGGGACCGTACGGGCGTTGGCCCTGGGCCGGACCGGGCTGCGCTACACCGAACGGCTCACCAGCCACCGCGCCCTGCTCGGCGCGACGGTCGCGCTCAGGGCCCGGATGGTGCGTTCCGCCGGCGCGCTCCCGCCACGCCGGTTGCGGGAGCGGCGCGACGGTGCGCTGCTCGCCCGACTCACCGACGACGTGGCCACCGTGGCCGCGGCTCCGGCCCAGACCCTCGCTCCGCTGACCGGCGTCGGGGTGACCGCCGTGGTCGTGGTGGCACTCATCTGCGTGGCGAACCCGGCGGCCGGGGCCGCCGAGGCGCTGCTGCTCGCGCTGGCACTCGCCGTTGCCCTGCGGACGAACCGCCGCGCCGCCGCCCGCCGCGCCGAGGCCACCTTTGAACGGGCCGCCGCCCGATCCGCCCTGCTCAGCGCACGTGCCGCGCTCGCCGAGCTGCGCTGCCTGGACGCCGTCGACCTGGCCCGCGATCAGGTCGCCCAGCGGGTCGAGCTCGCGCGCCGAGCTGACGCCACGTCACTTTCCGTGCTGCGCAGCGGCCGCCTGCTGCTGCGCCTGCTCGGCGCGCTCGGACAGGTCACGGTCCTGCTGCTCGCCCTCTCCAGCCACTCGACGATGCAGCCGGTCGCCGACGCCATCGGTGAGACGCTGCTGGTCGCCGCGGGCTACGAACTGGTCGAGACGCTGCCGCAGATCCTGCGCGACCGCGGCTCGGCCGCGCACTCCGCGCTGCGGCTTGCCGACCTGCTGGCCCGCCCCCGGCCTTCCGGGTCGGCCGTCCTCCCCCGCGCCGGTGCACCGCTGGTGGTGCGCGACCTCCCGGTGGGCCTGGGAGCGGCCCGAAGCCAGTGGTCGGCCACCCTCCTGCCGGGTAGCGCCACCCTGGTCACCGGGCCGAACGGAAGCGGCAAGAGCACCCTGCTCAACACCCTCGCGGGACGGATCGAAAGCCCGTCCGTCCTGCTCGGTGGCTCTGCGCTGCACACACTCTCCGCGGTCTCGGTGGCCGCCACGCTCACCCTGGTCGAAGCCGACGACTGGCTGGCGGACAGCACCATCGCCGACAACCTGCGCCAAGCGGCCCCTGACGCCGACGACGCGGCGCTGCACGCCGCACTCGCCGCCGCAGCGCTGGCCGACCTCGACCTCGACGCACCCACCGGACCCATGGGCGGCACGCTCTCGCAAGGACAGCGGCGCCGGCTCTCCATCGCCCGCGCCCTGCTGCGTGCCCCCGCCGTGCTCCTGCTCGATGAACCCACCGCCGGGCTCGACCAGCCCACAGCCGTGCGACTGTTGAGCGGCATCCGGGCGGCGCTGCCCCGCTGCGCGCTCGTCATCGCCCTGCCGGACCAGCACCACAACCTGCTGCCCTTCCCGGTGGAAACCACACTGCGCCTGGGTCCTTTGCCCGTTGACGCCGCAGTCACGTCCCGCTGA
- a CDS encoding ATP-binding cassette domain-containing protein produces the protein MSDTAALLARLADDDAQQDQKRALRRLHEWAHAQAPAFRRAGTLRGLAALGTVGWAAGLGWAAHLALHGQRAAVTPVSVLPAACLVAAGLALRAWLLALGDRAADEAAAAVRHALRGRLLDAALPAWRQPAGAAQSRGVAGQYRGADADFVQALDEEVDRLTDWLTGYVPARRTMLIAGGIVLAAITSGSWVVALLLVLATPLLPANLKVIGMGTRTAVQAQLAAARTLSARLLDQLRGLPTLVGLGADDRAARAVEQDDRELAHRTQAVLRVAFLSTAWVELLVTGTLAVVATYCGLVLLDYLHLPGIPSTMGLGTALFVLVLTPAYFAPVRELARGYHARAEACAAAELVNGLLSVAAPGRATPRPCDDPRSVQLRGVGVTFPHRDRPALDDVTLTARPGQVLALTGASGAGKSTLLAVAAGLLAPDSGSSTHEVGDARQPTDPRAVSWIGQPCYLLAGTVRENLLLARPDADDAALDAAFATLGFAGLRAALPHGLDTAVGERGSGLSSGQIQQLVFVRALLRDAPVLCLDEPTAHLDPDAEERVMAAVRTLARNRTVLLATHSPELLKIADTVVAIDRGRLRGVMSYGVTS, from the coding sequence GTGAGCGACACCGCCGCCCTGCTGGCTCGCCTGGCCGACGACGACGCACAGCAGGACCAGAAACGGGCACTGCGACGGTTGCACGAGTGGGCGCACGCGCAGGCGCCTGCCTTCCGCCGCGCCGGAACGCTGCGCGGGCTCGCCGCCCTGGGCACCGTCGGGTGGGCGGCCGGGCTCGGCTGGGCCGCCCACCTGGCCCTGCACGGCCAGCGGGCGGCGGTCACCCCGGTCTCGGTACTGCCGGCGGCCTGCCTGGTCGCGGCCGGGCTCGCGCTGCGAGCCTGGCTGCTCGCGCTCGGCGACCGGGCCGCGGACGAGGCGGCCGCCGCCGTCCGGCACGCGCTGCGCGGCCGACTGCTGGACGCCGCCCTGCCCGCCTGGCGGCAGCCGGCCGGCGCAGCGCAATCCCGTGGTGTCGCAGGGCAATACCGTGGTGCCGACGCCGACTTCGTCCAGGCACTCGACGAGGAGGTGGACCGCCTCACCGACTGGCTGACCGGCTACGTACCGGCGCGCCGGACCATGCTGATCGCCGGCGGCATCGTGCTGGCGGCGATCACCTCGGGAAGCTGGGTGGTCGCCCTGCTGTTGGTGCTGGCGACCCCGCTGCTGCCGGCCAACCTCAAGGTCATCGGCATGGGCACCCGCACCGCCGTCCAGGCTCAGCTGGCCGCCGCCCGGACCCTCAGCGCCCGTCTGCTGGACCAGTTGCGCGGACTGCCGACGCTGGTCGGCCTTGGCGCGGACGACCGCGCCGCCCGTGCCGTGGAGCAGGACGACCGGGAACTGGCCCACCGCACCCAGGCGGTGCTGCGCGTGGCGTTCCTGTCCACCGCCTGGGTGGAACTGCTGGTCACCGGCACCCTCGCCGTGGTCGCCACCTACTGCGGCCTGGTGCTGCTGGACTACCTGCACCTGCCCGGCATCCCCTCGACGATGGGCCTGGGCACGGCGCTCTTCGTCCTGGTCCTCACACCCGCCTACTTCGCGCCGGTGCGGGAACTGGCGCGCGGCTACCACGCCCGCGCCGAGGCCTGCGCCGCCGCCGAGCTCGTCAACGGCCTGCTGAGCGTGGCCGCACCAGGGCGGGCCACGCCAAGGCCCTGCGATGATCCCCGCAGTGTGCAGCTGCGCGGAGTCGGCGTCACCTTCCCCCACCGCGACCGGCCCGCCCTCGACGACGTCACCCTGACCGCGCGCCCGGGTCAGGTGCTGGCACTCACCGGCGCCAGCGGAGCGGGGAAGTCCACGCTGCTGGCGGTCGCCGCCGGGCTGCTCGCCCCTGACAGCGGGTCAAGCACCCATGAGGTCGGCGATGCGCGGCAGCCCACCGACCCCCGTGCCGTGTCCTGGATCGGCCAACCCTGCTACCTCCTTGCGGGCACCGTGCGGGAGAACCTGCTGCTGGCCCGCCCGGACGCGGACGACGCGGCGCTCGACGCGGCCTTCGCCACGCTCGGCTTCGCCGGCCTGCGCGCGGCCCTGCCGCACGGCCTGGACACCGCCGTCGGCGAACGCGGCAGCGGGCTCTCCTCGGGCCAGATCCAGCAGTTGGTCTTCGTCCGCGCCCTGCTGCGGGACGCGCCCGTGCTCTGCCTGGACGAGCCGACCGCCCACCTGGACCCCGATGCGGAGGAACGCGTCATGGCCGCTGTACGCACCCTGGCGCGCAACCGAACCGTCCTGCTCGCCACCCACAGCCCCGAACTCCTCAAGATCGCCGACACTGTCGTCGCCATCGACCGGGGCCGCCTGCGCGGAGTGATGTCATACGGCGTGACGTCATGA
- a CDS encoding cytochrome d ubiquinol oxidase subunit II, with the protein MAEYASYALILFALGAYVVLDGYDLGIGILGLFDRSDHRRKEYTELVATAWDANESWIILAAVILWAALPGVYATVLPGVYLPLVVMLLAFVLRGLGLEMQSSAPDYRPGWGRLFGFSSVVVTLCQGLVVGTVLSGLPQHGGVFDGGALRWLTPYSVLCALGLTALYLLAGAAWLQAKTQGSARRRAARLGRPLLALAVAACLVLGFGLEVADPQHFRFDQPLRAVLFGLLVAIAAACGALAWYGFGREPDARPFAAVLGAQVAGLLALVTATAPVVVPPGLSVHAAASPVGSQVFLLIGVGCCMPVVLAYNIYAWWVFRGKYRPPAEAALAVSAEPRQPVDARTDLMTNQIAPTENGLMTLARRVGFTVLGLGVVAVAQDVFGGQGEWIAPVTITLFGAGSLTAWLVGDRRAAAAGEFDIDQAAER; encoded by the coding sequence ATGGCTGAGTACGCTTCCTACGCGCTGATCCTGTTCGCGCTCGGCGCGTACGTCGTGCTGGACGGCTACGACCTCGGGATCGGGATCCTCGGCCTCTTCGACCGCAGCGACCACCGGCGCAAGGAGTACACCGAACTGGTCGCGACGGCCTGGGACGCCAACGAGAGCTGGATCATCCTCGCCGCAGTGATCCTGTGGGCCGCGCTGCCGGGCGTCTACGCCACCGTGCTCCCCGGGGTCTACCTGCCGCTGGTCGTGATGCTGCTGGCCTTCGTGCTGCGCGGCCTGGGGCTGGAGATGCAGAGCTCCGCACCGGACTACCGACCTGGCTGGGGGCGCCTGTTCGGCTTCTCCTCAGTGGTGGTGACGCTCTGTCAGGGGCTGGTGGTCGGCACCGTGCTCAGCGGCCTGCCGCAGCACGGGGGTGTCTTCGACGGCGGCGCACTGCGCTGGCTCACTCCCTACAGCGTGCTGTGCGCACTCGGCTTGACCGCGCTCTACCTGCTGGCCGGCGCCGCCTGGCTGCAGGCCAAGACCCAGGGCAGCGCCCGCCGTCGGGCCGCTCGGCTCGGGCGCCCGCTGCTCGCCCTGGCGGTCGCGGCCTGCCTGGTGCTGGGTTTCGGCCTGGAGGTGGCCGACCCGCAGCACTTCCGCTTCGACCAGCCGCTGCGCGCCGTCCTGTTCGGCCTCCTGGTGGCGATCGCCGCCGCCTGCGGTGCTCTTGCCTGGTACGGCTTCGGCCGGGAGCCCGACGCCCGGCCGTTCGCGGCCGTGCTCGGCGCCCAAGTGGCCGGACTGCTGGCGCTGGTGACCGCGACCGCCCCGGTCGTCGTGCCGCCCGGCCTGAGCGTGCACGCAGCCGCCAGCCCCGTCGGCTCGCAGGTGTTCCTGCTGATCGGTGTCGGCTGCTGCATGCCCGTCGTGCTCGCCTACAACATCTACGCCTGGTGGGTGTTCCGCGGGAAGTACCGGCCGCCGGCCGAGGCCGCGCTTGCCGTCTCCGCCGAGCCGAGGCAGCCTGTTGACGCTCGGACGGATCTGATGACCAATCAGATCGCTCCAACTGAAAATGGCTTGATGACCCTGGCCCGTCGGGTCGGGTTCACCGTGCTCGGTCTCGGGGTGGTCGCGGTCGCCCAGGACGTGTTCGGCGGTCAGGGCGAGTGGATCGCCCCCGTCACGATCACCCTGTTCGGCGCCGGCTCGCTCACCGCCTGGCTGGTCGGCGACCGACGGGCCGCCGCCGCAGGCGAGTTCGACATCGACCAGGCGGCGGAGCGGTGA
- a CDS encoding cytochrome ubiquinol oxidase subunit I produces the protein MASSATVELSRWQFAITAIFHMTFPALTVGLSILLAVVYTAYLRTRNPLYLQMFRFWRKIFAVGFGLGVVAGTVMTFEFGLNWGSYAHAVGPILGVTIGMEVITAFFLEAGFIGIMLYGEGRVRPRTMAFASWMVAFGTLLSTTWILSANSWMQDPAGYAEVAGQFRARDWWQVLFNPAFSYRFPHMLLAVLISAAWFVGGIAAWYLVRQRSLAFARRTLSLALGVLAVLMPLQLYAGDETAVFMGQHQPAKLEAFEGNWKTDNNGYNLVVIPDPGRGRDNLRIEIPHLGAVIGKDLTGQAHVPGLLQTPPDQRPNMWSAFYGFRAMYFTALAMFAMAFAGLVLRLRGRLFTARRFHRLLVWMTPAGLVAITGGWITAETGRQPWVVYGLIRTSDAVSHLSTAEAALSLAGFVTVYAVLVAVWIRYIVRTVKAGPEAVDAPSPARFLPVRPTLPEAAHG, from the coding sequence ATGGCGTCGTCCGCGACGGTGGAACTGTCCCGCTGGCAGTTCGCCATCACCGCCATCTTCCACATGACCTTTCCCGCCCTGACCGTCGGGCTGTCGATCCTGCTCGCCGTCGTGTACACGGCCTACCTGCGCACCCGCAATCCGCTCTACCTGCAGATGTTCCGCTTCTGGCGGAAGATCTTCGCGGTCGGGTTTGGTCTGGGCGTGGTCGCCGGAACGGTGATGACCTTCGAGTTCGGCCTGAACTGGGGTAGTTACGCGCACGCGGTCGGCCCCATCCTCGGTGTCACCATCGGGATGGAGGTGATCACCGCCTTCTTCCTGGAGGCCGGCTTCATCGGCATCATGCTCTACGGCGAGGGGCGGGTGCGCCCGCGCACCATGGCCTTCGCCTCGTGGATGGTCGCCTTCGGCACCCTGCTGTCCACCACCTGGATCCTCTCCGCCAACAGCTGGATGCAGGATCCGGCCGGCTACGCCGAGGTCGCGGGCCAGTTCCGGGCCCGCGACTGGTGGCAGGTGCTGTTCAACCCGGCGTTCTCCTACCGCTTCCCGCACATGCTGCTCGCGGTGCTGATCAGCGCGGCCTGGTTCGTCGGCGGCATCGCCGCCTGGTACCTGGTGCGGCAGCGCTCCCTCGCCTTCGCCCGCCGCACGCTCTCCCTCGCGCTCGGGGTACTGGCCGTCCTGATGCCCCTTCAGCTGTACGCGGGCGACGAGACCGCGGTGTTCATGGGACAGCACCAACCCGCCAAGCTGGAGGCCTTCGAGGGCAACTGGAAGACCGACAACAACGGCTACAACCTGGTCGTCATCCCCGACCCCGGCCGGGGCAGGGACAATCTGCGCATCGAGATCCCGCACCTGGGCGCGGTGATCGGCAAGGACCTGACGGGGCAGGCCCATGTGCCCGGCCTGCTGCAGACCCCGCCGGACCAGCGCCCGAACATGTGGAGCGCCTTCTACGGCTTCCGAGCGATGTACTTCACCGCGCTCGCGATGTTCGCGATGGCCTTCGCCGGACTGGTGCTGCGCCTGCGCGGGCGGCTGTTCACCGCCCGGCGCTTCCACCGACTGCTGGTGTGGATGACACCCGCCGGCCTGGTCGCGATCACCGGGGGCTGGATCACCGCGGAGACCGGACGGCAGCCCTGGGTGGTCTACGGGCTGATCCGCACCTCGGACGCCGTCTCCCACCTGTCCACGGCAGAGGCGGCGCTGAGCCTGGCCGGCTTCGTCACGGTCTACGCCGTGCTGGTCGCGGTCTGGATCCGCTACATCGTCCGAACCGTCAAGGCGGGCCCGGAAGCCGTCGACGCACCATCCCCCGCCCGGTTCCTGCCCGTGCGTCCCACCCTGCCGGAGGCCGCCCATGGCTGA
- a CDS encoding Dps family protein: MSSSDHPNISGSSQPLLHQKGKEIQEFGTVNQVPLGLSYDARLYACQRLNRVLADTRMLYSLYKKHHWLMRGATFYQLHLLLDKHADEQLALVDVLAERVQALGGVAVGDPRHVAELTSIPRPPDGVEEVPAMLSRLLSAHEAILIDARDAAARVAALGDDGTNDLLVSQVVRTGETQVWFLAEHLVDTPLVRL; the protein is encoded by the coding sequence ATGAGCAGTTCCGACCACCCCAACATCAGTGGCAGCAGCCAGCCGTTGCTGCACCAGAAGGGCAAGGAGATCCAGGAGTTCGGTACCGTCAACCAGGTTCCGCTCGGCCTCTCCTACGATGCGCGCCTGTACGCCTGCCAGCGGCTCAACCGGGTACTCGCGGACACCCGGATGCTCTACTCGCTCTACAAGAAGCACCACTGGCTGATGCGGGGGGCGACCTTCTACCAGCTGCACCTGCTGCTGGACAAGCACGCGGACGAGCAACTGGCGCTGGTGGACGTGCTCGCCGAGCGGGTCCAGGCCCTGGGCGGAGTCGCGGTCGGCGACCCGCGGCACGTCGCGGAGCTCACCTCGATCCCGCGTCCGCCGGACGGCGTCGAGGAGGTGCCGGCGATGCTCTCGCGGCTGCTGTCGGCACACGAGGCGATCCTCATCGACGCCCGCGACGCCGCAGCGCGGGTGGCGGCGCTCGGCGACGACGGGACCAACGACCTGCTGGTCTCCCAGGTCGTGCGGACCGGCGAGACGCAGGTGTGGTTCCTGGCCGAGCACCTGGTGGACACCCCGCTGGTGCGGCTGTGA
- a CDS encoding AraC-like ligand-binding domain-containing protein produces the protein MPTTVSTESLSPAERADFWHETVSRAFMPLQVELLERNPSVGVISSEQLGSVQISRVAAGPQSVSRNRRTIAMGGEGWVAVAMQHRGCARVSQDGRQITLGPGEFVVSESGRPFTKEFPDAFEFTAFRLPRAALHVHDADLKAATATVFAPGSGSADVVAAYLRQLASQAAQLDPYTGSRLADTAIDLLALLIQERSGTLTPAAPESAPAMLARIKDYALRHLGDPSLSPEQIAGAHHISVRYLHKLFQSEETTVARWIQRRRLEMCARDLSRRASASPTVSSVARRWGFVSPAHFSRVFRSAYGATPREWRARANGG, from the coding sequence GTGCCGACCACGGTGTCCACCGAATCACTCTCCCCCGCTGAGCGTGCCGACTTCTGGCACGAGACCGTCTCACGGGCCTTCATGCCGCTTCAGGTCGAACTCCTGGAACGGAATCCGTCCGTGGGAGTCATCAGCAGCGAGCAGCTGGGATCCGTGCAGATCTCCCGGGTGGCGGCCGGACCGCAGAGCGTCAGCCGCAACCGGCGAACCATCGCGATGGGCGGTGAGGGCTGGGTGGCGGTGGCGATGCAACACCGGGGCTGCGCGAGGGTCTCCCAGGACGGGCGGCAGATCACGCTGGGCCCGGGCGAGTTCGTCGTGTCCGAATCCGGCCGCCCGTTCACCAAGGAGTTCCCGGACGCCTTCGAGTTCACGGCGTTCCGCCTGCCTCGTGCCGCTCTGCACGTCCACGACGCGGACCTGAAGGCGGCCACCGCCACGGTGTTCGCCCCCGGGTCCGGGTCCGCCGACGTGGTCGCCGCCTATCTTCGGCAACTGGCCTCCCAAGCCGCGCAGCTCGATCCGTACACCGGCAGCCGGCTCGCCGACACGGCCATTGATCTACTCGCCCTGCTCATCCAGGAGCGCAGCGGCACCCTGACCCCGGCGGCACCCGAAAGCGCCCCGGCCATGCTCGCGCGGATCAAGGACTACGCCCTGCGCCATCTCGGCGACCCCTCGCTCTCACCCGAGCAGATCGCCGGCGCCCACCACATCTCGGTCCGCTACCTCCACAAGCTCTTCCAGAGCGAGGAGACCACGGTGGCCCGCTGGATCCAGCGCCGCCGACTGGAGATGTGCGCCCGGGACCTGTCCCGGCGCGCCTCGGCCTCGCCGACCGTCTCGTCCGTGGCCCGACGCTGGGGATTCGTCAGCCCCGCCCACTTCAGCCGCGTCTTCCGCAGCGCCTACGGCGCCACACCCCGCGAATGGCGCGCCCGAGCGAACGGCGGCTAG
- a CDS encoding AAA family ATPase yields the protein MPDAALDVAGDRSGAGGQVLVLTAEPGAGKSTLVDWTAALAAGRGYQVLRVRGGEDETGFGFAGLYQLLRPLLGSTGRLAAPQRDALLAAFGQQAVTGDRQPDPLLIRYAALSLLCDAATERPLLLLIDDAQWLDPGTVDVLAFVARRLDGETTAVLLTARQQVLPVPFDRDFAHLAITPLDRADAGRLLDRQPRPPRGQARLRILEQAAGNPLALIELARAVALVPGGQGADAAQSLPLTPRLEQIFAADLAGLPQRTRQVLLLAAAAGTAEFSEVFRATPDAGDPQVWLPAEQAGLVRLDSGRVELCHPLVRSAVYRAAAFDERRTAHQALAAALVDNPDRRAWHLAAAALGPDEEMAWTLAETADRARRRGGYAAAAATLERAAALTPEGDRRARRLLDAATMAMLGGCPQWVGELAVRVCATADDPELLAEASMRAGWALAVTDRHEESLGFLVPAAQSMAEKAPGLALDALGTAATPAYNYGSSFHRAQLRRIADLITQQPDAVDRIWLRAATEPFADRAWALPALHRSLAEVPADSPAQLVQLGAAAWILDEVETAVRVLGQVADHLRRAATAGGDAVVAHTLALAQFESGAWSAACSAAQQAYRIAVEVGSDNVVAGAPILQGVLLALRGDAPGARSVIEAAVSGLDPRSSPSHYVRSCHALALAAFVEGEHLAAYQQLRNVFSRDFHPVPVHYHASYYYLADLAAAAVRAGQRDDARAVVQVAVRTLGEHRSARLDAVVHRATALIGDPDEAEPHFRAALADPAGDHWPFERALARLEFGEWLRRRRRVTEARTQLSAALGVFERLDARPWTERAAAELRAAGVASVRTEPADHTLDLTPQQLEIARAAAAGLTNREIGARLLLSPRTVGFHLHKIFPKLGITTRAQLRDALGDAQPADPR from the coding sequence CTGCCTGACGCGGCACTTGACGTCGCGGGCGACCGAAGCGGCGCCGGGGGCCAGGTGCTCGTGCTGACGGCCGAACCGGGAGCGGGCAAGAGCACGCTGGTCGACTGGACCGCGGCCCTCGCGGCCGGCCGCGGCTACCAGGTGCTGCGGGTCCGCGGCGGTGAGGACGAGACGGGCTTCGGATTCGCCGGGCTCTACCAGCTGCTGCGCCCGCTGCTCGGATCCACAGGCCGGCTGGCTGCGCCGCAACGGGACGCATTGCTGGCCGCCTTCGGACAGCAGGCGGTGACCGGAGACCGGCAGCCCGACCCGCTGCTGATCCGCTACGCCGCGCTGAGCCTGCTCTGCGACGCGGCCACCGAGCGACCGTTGCTGCTGCTCATCGACGACGCGCAGTGGCTGGACCCGGGCACCGTGGACGTCCTCGCCTTCGTCGCGCGCCGGCTGGACGGCGAGACGACAGCCGTCCTGCTGACCGCGAGGCAGCAGGTGCTGCCGGTCCCGTTCGACCGGGACTTCGCTCACCTGGCCATCACCCCGCTGGACCGCGCGGACGCGGGCAGGCTGCTCGATCGCCAACCGCGGCCGCCGCGCGGCCAGGCCCGCCTGCGGATCCTGGAGCAGGCGGCAGGCAACCCGCTGGCGCTGATCGAGCTGGCCCGTGCGGTCGCGCTGGTGCCCGGCGGTCAGGGCGCGGACGCGGCGCAGTCACTTCCGCTCACCCCCCGCCTGGAGCAGATCTTCGCGGCGGACCTCGCGGGCCTGCCGCAGCGGACCCGGCAGGTGCTGCTGCTGGCGGCAGCGGCCGGCACCGCCGAGTTCTCCGAGGTCTTTCGGGCCACGCCCGACGCGGGCGACCCGCAGGTCTGGCTGCCCGCCGAACAGGCGGGCCTGGTGCGGCTGGACTCGGGTCGGGTCGAGCTGTGCCATCCGCTGGTGCGCTCGGCCGTCTACCGGGCGGCGGCCTTCGACGAGCGCCGCACCGCCCACCAGGCGCTCGCCGCCGCCCTGGTGGACAACCCCGACCGCCGCGCCTGGCACCTCGCCGCGGCCGCCCTCGGACCGGACGAGGAGATGGCCTGGACGCTCGCTGAGACCGCCGACCGGGCACGCCGGCGCGGTGGCTACGCGGCAGCGGCGGCCACCTTGGAGCGCGCGGCCGCGCTGACGCCCGAGGGGGATCGGCGGGCGCGGCGGCTGCTCGATGCCGCCACCATGGCGATGCTCGGGGGTTGCCCGCAGTGGGTCGGTGAACTGGCCGTCAGGGTCTGCGCCACCGCGGACGACCCGGAACTGCTCGCCGAGGCGTCCATGCGGGCCGGCTGGGCCCTGGCCGTGACCGACCGGCACGAGGAGTCGCTGGGGTTCCTGGTGCCCGCCGCGCAGTCCATGGCCGAGAAGGCCCCGGGGCTCGCCCTGGACGCGCTCGGCACGGCGGCGACTCCCGCGTACAACTACGGGAGCTCCTTCCACCGAGCGCAGTTGCGCCGGATCGCGGACCTGATCACGCAGCAGCCGGACGCGGTGGACCGGATCTGGCTGCGAGCGGCCACCGAGCCGTTCGCCGACCGCGCGTGGGCGCTGCCCGCGCTGCACCGGTCGCTCGCCGAGGTGCCGGCGGACTCGCCGGCGCAGCTGGTCCAGCTCGGCGCAGCCGCCTGGATCCTCGACGAGGTCGAGACCGCGGTGCGGGTCCTCGGCCAGGTGGCCGACCACCTGCGGCGCGCCGCCACGGCCGGTGGCGACGCGGTCGTCGCGCACACCCTGGCCCTCGCGCAGTTCGAGAGCGGCGCCTGGTCCGCCGCCTGCTCCGCCGCGCAGCAGGCCTACCGGATCGCCGTCGAAGTCGGCTCGGACAACGTGGTGGCGGGAGCGCCGATCCTGCAGGGCGTCCTGCTCGCACTGCGCGGTGACGCGCCTGGCGCGCGGAGTGTGATCGAAGCCGCCGTCAGCGGCCTGGATCCGCGCAGTTCGCCGAGCCACTACGTGCGCTCCTGCCATGCGCTCGCCCTGGCCGCCTTCGTCGAGGGCGAGCACCTCGCGGCGTACCAGCAGTTGCGCAACGTCTTCTCGCGCGACTTCCACCCCGTCCCGGTGCACTACCACGCCTCGTACTACTACCTCGCCGACCTTGCCGCGGCAGCGGTTCGAGCCGGCCAGCGGGACGATGCCCGTGCCGTCGTGCAGGTCGCCGTGCGCACACTCGGCGAGCACCGCTCCGCGCGCCTGGACGCGGTGGTGCACCGGGCGACCGCGCTGATCGGCGATCCGGACGAGGCGGAACCGCACTTCCGGGCTGCCCTCGCCGACCCCGCAGGTGACCACTGGCCCTTCGAACGGGCGCTGGCGCGGCTGGAGTTCGGCGAGTGGTTGCGCCGACGCCGCCGGGTCACCGAGGCACGCACGCAGCTGAGCGCGGCCCTCGGCGTCTTCGAGCGGCTGGACGCTCGCCCGTGGACCGAGCGCGCCGCGGCGGAGCTGCGGGCCGCCGGTGTGGCGAGCGTCCGAACGGAACCCGCCGACCATACTCTTGACCTGACTCCGCAACAGCTGGAGATCGCCCGGGCGGCTGCCGCGGGTCTGACCAACCGGGAGATCGGCGCCAGGTTGCTGCTCTCCCCGCGCACCGTCGGCTTCCACTTGCACAAGATATTTCCCAAGCTGGGCATCACCACGCGGGCCCAACTGCGCGACGCACTGGGTGATGCGCAGCCCGCTGACCCGCGGTGA